The Deinococcus ruber sequence AATGGTCACCGTCAACATGACCCCGGCGACCATCACGGGCAGACCGCATAAGGCCGACAGAGCCAGCGTGACCGGGTAGCTCTGGAGTGCAAACAACACGAGCATACATGCGCCGTTGCCGATCAGCCCAAGGCCGATGGGCCAGCGTGTCCGCCACCGTGCGGCCAGGTATCCGACCAGCAGGCCGCCTAGAAGTCCCCCGAGTGCCTGGGCGCTGCTGATCAGGCCGCGTCCGATGGCTCCGGCGTGCAGCACTTCGACGACGAACACCACATTCAGCACATTGTAACTGCCCTGTTTGACGCTGGAGAGGGCGTCGGCCAGCAACAGCACCCGCAGGGTCGGACTGCGTTTCACCCGCCGCCAGCCCAGCTTCCAGCCCTGTCTCCAGCTCAGCCGCCAGTCTTCCGCTTCCCGCAGCACAGGCCTCGCTGCATCACACGGCGGCATCCGCATCCCCGCAATCAGCAGGGCCGAGAACAGGAAGCTCAGGACATCCAGCCAGACAACCAGCTGAACGCCACTGGCGGCGTACAGCAGACCGCCGAGGGCCGGACCGATCAGCCGCACCGCGTCGGCTGCGATCGACAGCAGGACCCCGGCGCGAACCAGCAGGGTCTGCTGCACCAGCAGGGGCAGTACCGCCCTCGCAGCCGGATCAAAGAGCTGCCGGGCCATCGCCATCAGGAAAGTCACGGTGTAGACGATCCACAGGTGCTGAGTGTCGTGCACCAGCAGCAGACCCGGCAGGAGTGCGGCGCGGCTCAGGTCGCAGATGACCATCAGGCGGCGGCGATCCAGACGGTCGACCAGCACACCCGCCAGTGGCGAGAAGAGCACCATCGGGAAGGTGGCGCTCAGCAGGGTGAGACCTGTTGCGAGCGCCGAGCCGCTGAAGGCCAGCACCGCCAGTGGCAGGGCCACCAGCAGCAGCCAGTCCCCCAGCGTCGAGATCAGGCTGCTCAGCCACAGCAGGGCATACGCGCGGTTTTGGAGGACGGCGAACATCTACCCAGGCTGCACGCTAAGCTATGTCAAAATGCAGAAGCCAATTTTACCTAGAGCCTGGCATACGGTCAGTAATCTGGAGGCAGCCGAAACCCTTACGCAGCCACGTAAGCTGCACTATCTGATGCCGTTTATCGGGCAGGAACGAACAGTGTCGGATGTGGCCTCCATGCTGGAGGTAAGTCCTCATCGGATGCTGTATCAGGTGCGGCGCCTCGTCCGGCTGGAACTGCTTGAGGTCGTGCGCGAGGTGACGCGGGCTGGCCGGGCCGTCCGGTGGTACCGAGCAGTGGCAGACGGATTTTTCGTTCCTTTCGCACTCACCGACGCACAGACACCCGCGCAACTGGCCCAGCGATTATTAGATGAATCGCGTCAGGTACTGGAAAAGCAAGTGGGTCGGGCCTGGATGACGGCTGGCAGCGACCTTGGGAGCTGGGGCATCAATGTGTACTGCACGCCGGAAGGACAGGTGAACACCTCTCTGGTACCCGCACCGACGCCAGAAGTCCCCCGCGCCTTTTTTGATGCTCTGTTGGAGTCGGCGTCTCCTGCCGTCTGGGACAGCGCTTTCGCCCTGGCCCTCGACCGCGAGAATGCAAAGGCCTTGCAGCGCGAGCTGAGTGAGCTGACAGAACGCTACCGCAAGCGTGAGCAGCCCGGACCGCCGACCCATCTGATCCGCCTGGCGATGGCACCACTGGACCGTTGATAGCGGTTTGTGCTGCCCTATGCCTGCTCGGTACCCCTCGGTGGAGGTGAGCGAGGTCAGCAGCGAAACGGCTGTCACTGTCAGTCGGTCCATACTGCCGGGTAACAGAGCCTGGTATTTCTGACGTTTTCAGTGCCAATCTCAGCTTTACCTGATTTGCACGCCTTTCTCTGACGACAGTCAATTTCATCTTTAGGTGCGGTACACACTGGCTATGCCGCAGGTATCTATAGTGTGCCGGATTTCATCAGCCAGATCGGAGACACCTCTGGCAGCCAGGACACCTGCATGAGCCAATCACAAATATTCCCACCCAGTTATTCCCGGTCGGCGTCACGATCTCAGGGAAGGCTGCCTTTTCTGCTGAGTGCCCGCTGGTGTCGCTGGTCTGACTGGGCGTATCTCAACCCGATCAAGTGGTTGACAGCGCTCCGTCTCAGGGCATGCTGGCGACCGTTTAGGGCTCCACAGGGTTCTCAGTACCGCCCCCGCTATCTCGGTTTTCCCCCTGATGTCAGGGCAGACTGAGCCGTCGATGGGTCTCGCGCAAATTCAAGCGACGCTGAACTCGTCACTTAGACAGAGGACGAATGCTGTCTACTTGAATCACGGGCGAGTGAAGTCCAGCGGCATCTGCTCTCTGATGAAGAGGAAACGCTTCGCAGCTCAGTTCAGGGTGGCCTGCCTGCCACTTCCGAATCTGGGCGTGGTCAATTTCAGGTGGACTGAGGCAAGATCGCAGCGCACCTGTCACGCCTGTTTGACAGACTTCGTTTCCAGCGGGATGCCTCAACCGATGGCCGTTCAGTGCTCCGGAGACGTGCGCTGACGGTACTTGCCTCCTCTGCCAGAGAACTGTCCTCCGTCGGGCCCGCCAGCAAGGAGGCGGGTTCCAAACGCCTGGTTGGACTGGATATATGCCGGGG is a genomic window containing:
- a CDS encoding MFS transporter; the protein is MFAVLQNRAYALLWLSSLISTLGDWLLLVALPLAVLAFSGSALATGLTLLSATFPMVLFSPLAGVLVDRLDRRRLMVICDLSRAALLPGLLLVHDTQHLWIVYTVTFLMAMARQLFDPAARAVLPLLVQQTLLVRAGVLLSIAADAVRLIGPALGGLLYAASGVQLVVWLDVLSFLFSALLIAGMRMPPCDAARPVLREAEDWRLSWRQGWKLGWRRVKRSPTLRVLLLADALSSVKQGSYNVLNVVFVVEVLHAGAIGRGLISSAQALGGLLGGLLVGYLAARWRTRWPIGLGLIGNGACMLVLFALQSYPVTLALSALCGLPVMVAGVMLTVTIQKTAPASVLGRVFGIFGGVGGLALLLSEGAASVLGDHVSVVLLLSVGAGFELLAGVVVLTALKPQRTSRREAGGAISAGPGR